The region gtgattagcatgcttattctagccttcggggctgtagctaattcccatggtgaggaattagtgagtgaatcatggtgggtttgttgttgatgtttgcatgctagatgattagtgtgcatagtctagccttcggggctgtagctaattcccatggtgaggaattggtgagtgagtcattagatctcaaatgagtgggactagtgagcttagtagccgtatctggatttgatcggtaagcttgaactgtatgttcaagaatagtcggtaccgcatgtgtggagtctcatttcataatgaatgtatggcatataatatgaatggatgtattccagtattatatgtgtgttatgtgttgtgttgttgatgttgagtatggttgagagtatacatatgctatatatattactgttgaatatgacgtttgaacggatattgccgttgctgagtgcgtagtctgattagggtgaattgatgtgttatttacttagcattacatgttgttctataatgcttattatattgattgaggaactcacccttacatctatttttcaggtaacgagcagtgagttgagtagaagctagtgctatggagtctagtgtcgtccttagtgggtcatgctctggtagatgtaacatcgggagggaatgtttgactatgttttaatttagttgttgattcaactttacatgtaatgtagtacatgatttgaatgtcgatgttttgtacccgctgcgaattatgcaaaagagtcttattttgatttaataaatgagcatgacagattgttttgataaatgttgtgaaatgattgtgtgacacccttcggggcataattactctgattgatatgttattattttaactagatattttggggtatttagaagggtgttacaaaagGTTCAATAGAACAATCTTGGAAAAGGTGAGATGCATGTTGGTTAGTGTTGGCTTGAAGAAGATTTTTTTAGCATAAGTTGTGATGGATGTTTCTTACCTGATAAAGACACTTGAAGAAGTTTGGTTAGGACATCCTCCAAACTTGGATAGACTTAGGGTATTTGGTTGTGTAGCTTATGCTCACATCGAGCAAGACAAAGTGGAACCAAGGGTTGCGAGATGCATGTTCCTTGGATATCCTAAAGGTGTTAAGGCCTATAGATTGTGGTGCTTGGAACCGGGCACCAAGAAATGCATTACTAGTCGTGATGTAGTCTTCAATGAAATTGAGATGACATTTAAGAAATTTGATGATACTTACACAAAGCCAAGAATCTTTAAAGAATAGTATGATCAGGAAGAGGTTCCTATCGAGGTGGAGAATATAAAGTATGAAGTGGACAATAATTAAGTAAACCAAGATGACATTGTAGAAGAATTACAAGATGTTGAAGAAAATGAGGAAACTGAAAATGACTACTTGTTAGCTATGGACAGGACTAGGAGAATCATCAAGACACCTCATATACTTGATTATGTTGATCTTATAGCCTTTGCCCCTATCTCTACAAGTGAAGTTCTGGATGAAGAACCTAGAGACCACAAAGATGCTATGAGAAGAAAATATATAAAGAAGTGGTTGAAAGTCATGGATGATGAGATAAAGTCTCTTCATGATAAAAACACTTAGAATCTGATCAAGAAACTTGTAGGGGCTAGATTAGTCAGCTGCAAGTGAATATTCAAGGTAAAATAAGAAAAGGGAAAGGAGGATTATGTGTGTAAGTTGAACAAGTGACAATATGGCCTAAAACAATCTCCTAGAAAATAGAATATGAGGTTTGACAAACTCATGGCACACATAGGTTTCACAACGAGTCAGCTTGATGATTGTGTCTATTTAGATTCCTCTATGAAAATTGTTTTGTCATGTTATTACTCTATGTGGATGACATCCTTATAGCATGCAACTGTGTTGAAGAAATAATGAGGATAAAGGGGGAAATCAACCAGGAATTTGAAATGAGTGATCTTAGAGCTACCACAATGATCTTAGGCCTTGATATCAAGAGGGATATGAAGCACTCTAGGTTGTGCTTATCTCAAGAGATGTACCTAAGGAAGATTCTTGACGGGTTTGGAATGTCAAACTCAAAACCTGTCACAACTCTTATAACCCAACAATTCAAGCTAAATGGCACATAAACTCCAAGTATTGAAGTTGAAAAGGCCTATATGGATATTTTATCACATACTAGCATAATAGGTTCTTTGATATATGTTATGGTTTGCAGCATGTTAGACATAGCATATGTTGTGAGCATTGTAAGCAGGTACATGGCTAACCCTGGAAAGGCTCATTGACAAGCTTTGAAATGGATCCTAAGATACATAAAAGGATTCCTAAGCAGGGTCCTAATTTATGGTGGAGCCAGGGATCGTGATGACCAAGGGGAAATCGAAGGGCTTGTGGACTCTGGTTATGTAGGATGTATGGACACCAGAAAATCTCTTTCTAGATATATTTTCACTATATTTGACACAATAATCAGTTGGAAAGAAACACTTCATAAGGTTGTAGTCTCTATCAACCACTGAAGTAGAATACATTGTCCTTACTCAAGTTATCAAATCAGCATTGTGGCTGAAAGATTTTGCTAAGGAATTGAAGCTTCAAGACCAAGTAATCATTGTCCATCATGACAGTCAAAGTGTCATATATCTGTCCAAGAATTCATCTTACCATGAAAGGACTAAACACATTAATGTTAAATTGTATTTTGTTAGAGAAATAATTAAAAGAGGTGAAGTAAAAGTGATGAAGTTGTCAAGTGATCATAATGTTGCTAATATGATCACAAAATCCTTGTGAAGTTGTAACTTTTTTCATTTCCTACAATTGATAAATCAACATGATGATTGTTGATCTGTATACCGTTGGAGTTTGTTCTACGATGGAGTTTTGTAGCTTATGATTGTAGCAAACTCCACCATCTAACTAAAACTAATAAGCTAATATACATGCACAGGTATATGATATAACTAAAATTCACTTCTATTAGTTAATTAGTTAGTTTTGACTAGATATATAAATATACATTTATTCTCTCTTGTAAAGATAAAAAAATTAGTATTCAATTGTAAACAATTTTCATTTGTGTAATTGAATGAACCACAGTAAGCATTCTCGATCTAACTTGTGAATTCACATTGTCTTTCTTCTTTAACTTTCCTTTTCATTAACATTTTATCAAATATTTGGTTGCATTGAATCACAACATTTATgttaattttaaaataaaaattaatttaataattataataatatacAAATATTATATAATCACTAgtatattaattaaaaaatattcttttatgtcaatatatatatatatatatatatatatatatatatatatatatatatatatatatatatatatattattgaaACTGCTATTTTActaaacatttcaataaatttATCAATTATTAATCATCAATTATAAATCAATTATAAATGATCAATTATTAAATATCAATAATTAGTTATAAATTATCAAATGACTTATCAATTATCAAAATTTCTTTACCAATTAGAGTGTATGAATATGACTTAAACTGTCCTTTTGTTTTAAAAGGGGTTAGTGGGTCAAATATAAAACATTAGCTATACTATTAAACAAAATCACTTTCATGAACACTTACAAATTATCTTTAAGTTTTAGAGCTTCTATGCAAATTAAAAAGGAAATAAATAACATAAGAAAGTTGGTATAGTTCTTGAATGTGAGTGAGCAACAATGTCCCAGAAAATTTGTAGCAAACATAAAAGCTCTTTAATCCGCACAGCTCTGGTTGTTGGAAGTTTAAAAGCAAACTTGTGTTACTTCTCCATAGACCTTAGGGTCTATATTTAATTAAATACTTATTACCTTCTAAATTATTTTTCTATAACTTTATTATATAAGAATGGAGAGTTTATGAATATGAAAATCAAATAAACAGTGATAGAGAACACACAACACTTAATATTTGGTCCCAATCACAAAATGTCTTATACTTTTCTATGGCCAAAGTGGGTCCCACAAAAGGCCAACTATCAACACCTAAACATGAGTATTTTAGAAGGATTCTGCTAGTTGTTGAAGCATTTCTCACATGTTCTCTGATCTAACTCATTTCACGTTAACCATGAATTGTAATCACCAAAACACCCTTGACCACTACAATGGACATGTATATGTAATGTTCCCAAATGTGGTAATACACTTATCATGGAGAGTTCCTTCTATGCTTCTTCTCACTCAAACAAACAGCCTTGAGCCCTTTACCTAACAACATTATATATGGCCCCCCAAACATCCCTCTCAAACTGTTAGTTAGTTAGATTTTCTTTTGAGCCGGCCAAAGACCCAATAACGAAAAGTTTCATTCATCAGTACAAAATTATAAAGTGTTGAAGTTACCTTAAGACTCGCACTCAATCCATATCACGCCACGTTCACGCCGGGAAGCATGAGACATCTCTAACCATCTCTCAAATATAAAGTATCCCTCGCGTAATATGAGGTACGTCAGTTAAGAGTTTTGTATTGAATAATATATTATCTGAACATATATTTATATATGAAACAATCTTCACTTTACAAGTTTTATAGCGATGAGTTAAGTTGAAGTACAAATTTAAGATAGTATCATAGCTAAATACGTATTTACATGGGGACCATAGTATTGAAAGAAATTTTATCAAATACAGATATGAAAGAGATCTACCCTTCATTTGGTTGTTTTCTTGTGACTTGTTGAATGTTGATACTATGCATGTTTTGACAGTGATGGGGAAGACAGGTAAATGGTTTAGGAATCTTTTGAAAGGGAAGAAAGACAGAGAAAAGGAGAAGATAGATTGTGGAAATGGAACAGAAAATCCAACTACTCCAATCTCAGCAACACCCAAGGAGAAAAGAAGATGGAGTTTCAGAAGATCATCTGCTTCCAAGGAAGTTCATGTTGCAGAATCAAGTGTCGCTTCTTTGGTGCCATTACAAACTGTCATGGATTCTCAGAGTTATCAGAGGAAGCATGTTATGGATGTTGCCGCTGCTGATGGTGTGATCTTCTTGAGTTCTTGTTCCAATGGAGGAACTAGAAGGAGTATCGAAGTGGCTTCTGCTATTAAAATTCAATCTGTCTTTAGATCTTACTTGGTATGTAACATCATGGGAAGTTAGTTTTCTGTTACATTCTAGTCTCATGGACTGGTGTATTGTATGTTTGTGAATATGTTAAATATGTTTCTTTTAGAATTTAAGTTTGAGTTCAACCCTACAAAATCAATTTGAAAGGTGACGATTAGTCGTTTCATTTGTTAGTACAATACATCTATGCTCAAGATTTGATATCTAGAGCGTGACCTGAGTGGTCTAATGCGGGTGACCCGACAGTTGTGGCCCAATAGATTTTTGAGTTTGGCTTATCTCAACTCTACAAAACTAATTTGTCTGATAACACCGTCTCTCTGTCTCTGCTTATAAACATATTTTCGGGTCATATTGTACTCTTACCAATTTTTGTTGTGTCTCTGCTTCTAAACATATTTTCGGGTCATATTGTACTCTTAACAATTTTTGTTGTTTTGATAACAGGCGAGAAAGGCATTGTGTGCTCTTAGAGGAATAGTGAAGCTGCAAGCACTAGTAAGAGGTCATTTAGTGAGAAAACAAGCAACTGAGACACTAAGATGCATGCAAGCTTTGGTCTTAGCACAAGCAAGAGCTTGTGCTCAAAGGGTTAGAATGTTATCAGAAGAAAAGGCTAATCAAAAGCATACAACCTGCAGAAAAGCCACAGAGGACAGCTTATTCATGCATATGTACAATGTAAGTTCAATTCTGCTGCTAACTATCTTTCAAATCGTAGATTGAATTTTTCTGATTTGAATATTATAATTGCATGTATCAATGCTGTGTGAGACCGATAGTGACACGTGTCAGACACCAGATTGAAGTGGGAAGTGTCATAGATATAGAACACAAGATTGTTATTCTTTTCATTAATGTTAAATGTGGTTTTTGTTCATCTAGGAAATGGAAAGAGGCTTAGAAGAGAATATAAAGACAGTGGAGATGGATGTTTGTGAATCCAAAGGTAACTCAAGAAACAGAAACAACACTACAAATCATGAACACCATGGATTCTCTAAACATAGAATTTCAGCATATTATTCACCAAATGGTTCATACTCAAAGAAAGAAAACTACAAATTATCACCAACACCATCCGCACGAACTGATTCAAGTCCAAAAGCATGCAGTGGATATTTCGAGGACGGTTCCTTCAGTACAGCACAGAACAGTCCCTATTACTACTCAGCAGTATCAAGAGCAGATGATTCAAAGCTTCCTTTTTCTTTCACTAGACAATCCTATGAAGAATCCATGACCAATGAATATCCATTTTTTCCAAATTACATGGCTAACACAGAATCATCAAGAGCTAAAGTAAGATCACAGAGTGCACCGAAGCAAAGGCCGGACTCGTACGAGAGGCAACCGAGTCGGCGAAGAGTTTCTGTGGAAGGAAGAAATGTTCCAAGGCCAGTGAGGATGTTGAGATCATCTTCACATGTTGGTGCCACTGCACAAAACTATCAGTATCCATGGTCTATAAAGCTTGATAGATCCGCAGCTTCACTCAATGACAATGAGTGTGAATCTACAAGTACAGTACTAACAAACTCTAACTATTGCAGATCTCTTGTTTCATATAATGTGAGTATTTAACTTTCTCATATGTTTACTCATTTGTTTAGTAATAATACAATATCTGACGAAACCGTCGCTGCTTGTTTTGGCTGCAGCCTCATGGACCAAGCTATTGATAAATGACAAAGCACCTTCCAGTAAAACAAAGGGTTAGATCCATTTTGCAGGAACTCCAAAAAAAATCTAGAGTTCTTCTGCAGAGTCCTTCTTGCACACTTTAAGCAAGTAACAGTCTTGGTCCTCAAAATTCTAGAGTTCTTGCAAGGGACTAAAGTGTAGTTCCAATTTTGAGTTTTTTTCTTCTATGAATTGTGGATTACAATGTGAGAAAACATTTAACAGGTTGATGAACAGGGTATAGACTTCCCAAGTAAGGTATTTCCTAACAGTCGGAGCATAATGAAACAGAGTCGTATAAAAATTTTATCGATAGAATATAACAAAATTGTTATTTCACTTAAATTAGAGAATACAAAAATCAAAACAAGTGCTACAAAAAATCCGCTCCATTTCATTTAACCACAGAATTCAGATACAATAATACAATCTACATCTACTGCTTCCAAACTAGCCTCAGCAATGATAAACAAACCGTTGTCCAATCTCCACAATACTAGAGTAGATTATGAGCAATCAAACAATTTATAATTGCCAAGAAAATGTAACTCATTGAAAGCTTAATATAATTGCCAAAAAAATGTAACTGGTTGAAAGCTTAGATAATTCTAAAAACAAATGAATAAAACAAAAATATGAAGAACATCTTGCCAGCAATATGTTACATTCCAGGGAGACAACAAAACATAAGCACTGAAACTTCCTGTGAACCTATCATTTTTATAAGTATTCGCCAAAAATGAGTAGAGTATATTAAGATCGGGAAGTCTTTTCTTTGAATAAGCGAGGAACAACTTCATGAGAACCAATGTCCAGAATTTCGGGATCCCTGAAAATAACAAATTATACAGTCTGAAATTAAGTTTACGCAATCAAATGTTAAGTTCATAACAGCAAAATTTGCATACTAACTATTCAAAGgagaaaaaagaaaacaaaactGCTGAAGTTCACCTATAAGTACATTTTAGGATCCTATAAGTAGGCATTGAAAATAAAGCAGATTGTAGAAAACCAATACTGTAGGCATTAATCCtttgcaaaaaaaaattgttttgaTAGAAGAGTCTATCCTAGCAATATTACCAACCACAAAGTACAAAAATCATATAGTAAAACAAGTGTATGCAAAAAGGGTGGGAGAGAAACCTGCACAGTGTCTGTCCCTTTTCAATCGAACTGGGAATAAACCACAACTTTCTCAGGGAAGGAGACTCAAATTGAACAAAGAAACCATCATTCTGTGCATGTTTCCATTTCCTTGATCCTTGGCCTTTCCAGACCTGCAGACACAGAATGTCATTTAAGAAACTCATGTTGATCAAGACTTTGCAATTCTAACTGAAAGACAACAAGCAATCCATCTGAACCACATATTTAACCAAAAAAGCATGACCTTCAATTGAATTTTTCAATTAATTATGGAATTTTAACAACCTATGTTGTGTTCTGTAAAAGATTTACCCTTATTTAATGCATTAAGAAATCAAAAGTTACCTGTGGATAAGCAATGATGTTTTTAGCAGTCACTAAGCAGGCTGCTTTGGAGAAAGACTCCTCGGCATACTGCCTAAGAAATGAAAAGCAGCTGCTGTGTGTTTCTGGTGTTTCAAAGGCCTGGAAAATGAAATGAGATAcaatattaaaaatcaaaataccATATGAGGGAATTTTGTCGAGTTTATTTTGATAATTTTAAGCCAACAAGATAGACAAACCCAAATGTGCATGTATATTTAGCTTACAGTTTATAAATTATATATTGAAGAATACAAAGAAAGGAAACTGCGATAAAAACCTAGTAAACCACAATGAACGAAGACTATTTGAAAGTTTAATATGAAAATATATACCTTATCAATGTTCACAATTGGGGGATACTTATCGGTCTGCGTCTTTTCTTTGTCAGGGAGAAAGTGAACTCTAGCATCTACTGAAGAAGTTTCATGCCATGATTTTACAGCAGTTTCCATGGTCTCAACAAGAAACGAGAACTTGTCTTTCCAGCTTTCTTCAGATCCATACTTTTCAGACTGCAGGGGGAGATCATTTCAATCCTCACTTTGAACAATTTTAAAATGATATATACCATGTAGATTAGTGAACCTTTAATCACCTTAAATTACAATATAAGTCACGACAAACCCAAAGTTAAAAGAAGCAAATAAAACAGAACAACTCAGAAACCAAATTACATAAAAAGGAAAGATATATAGTTTTGACATTCTGTTTTTAGGTCTTTTTCCTGTTTTTGAGAATTCGGTCTTCAATGTTGATATACTGTCTATTTATTAATGTTACACTCCTTTCTCAACTCTTATTACAGGTTTTGTATTTGTTATTTTCTTTGCCCTGGTGATTTGAACCCAGAACCTTACTTTAAAAATTCCTATGTGATGAACCAGGTTTGAGTTAGTAGCAAGCCCTTTACTTGAGAACTCTTAAAATGAGGCGCTGGATTCGAATTTTGGGGAGGCAAAGAAAAGACCAAATACAAAATCCATAATAAGAGCAGAGAAGGGTTAAATTAAAGAGGTGCAAAAGGCGAAGCATGCCTTCTTAGGCCCATTGTACCAAACAACAGGGAAATAGATAGAGCTGCAAAAAAAAATTGGATTCAAGCGGGGTGGATGAAAGGGGAGAAAGCCTCAAGGGTTTTTTGGGATAAAAAGGTACTGGTCAAACTAACAACAGCAACAGCTAAGCCTTATCCCACTAAGTGGAGTCGGCTAAAGGGAAATTTTTATCGTACAACTATAAGAACATCAATGTTGTATAGGACAGAGAGTTGGGCAGTAAAATGTAACACGGGAGTAAACTTAGTGTAGCAGATATGTGAATGCTACACTGAGATGTGAATGTTACACTGGGTGTGTGGAAAATAAAAAAACTAGATGGGATAGGATTAGGAATGATAGTATTAGAGACAGTGTTAAAGTAGAAAATATGGTTGAATCTAGACTTAAGAAGTAGTTTAGGCATGTGTGGAGGAGACTTGTAGATGACGCAATAAGGAAAATAGATCATATGGAGAGTAGCTCAGTTGCCATGTGTAGAAGACCAAGAAAAACTAAAGGAGAAAATATCACGAAAGAACTAGAAGTCAATGTTTTGGTTACAGATGTGACTATGTGATAGAGA is a window of Lathyrus oleraceus cultivar Zhongwan6 chromosome 6, CAAS_Psat_ZW6_1.0, whole genome shotgun sequence DNA encoding:
- the LOC127092157 gene encoding protein IQ-DOMAIN 19 isoform X1, whose translation is MHVLTVMGKTGKWFRNLLKGKKDREKEKIDCGNGTENPTTPISATPKEKRRWSFRRSSASKEVHVAESSVASLVPLQTVMDSQSYQRKHVMDVAAADGVIFLSSCSNGGTRRSIEVASAIKIQSVFRSYLARKALCALRGIVKLQALVRGHLVRKQATETLRCMQALVLAQARACAQRVRMLSEEKANQKHTTCRKATEDSLFMHMYNEMERGLEENIKTVEMDVCESKGNSRNRNNTTNHEHHGFSKHRISAYYSPNGSYSKKENYKLSPTPSARTDSSPKACSGYFEDGSFSTAQNSPYYYSAVSRADDSKLPFSFTRQSYEESMTNEYPFFPNYMANTESSRAKVRSQSAPKQRPDSYERQPSRRRVSVEGRNVPRPVRMLRSSSHVGATAQNYQYPWSIKLDRSAASLNDNECESTSTVLTNSNYCRSLVSYNPHGPSY
- the LOC127092157 gene encoding protein IQ-DOMAIN 19 isoform X3 → MGKTGKWFRNLLKGKKDREKEKIDCGNGTENPTTPISATPKEKRRWSFRRSSASKEVHVAESSVASLVPLQTVMDSQSYQRKHVMDVAAADGVIFLSSCSNGGTRRSIEVASAIKIQSVFRSYLARKALCALRGIVKLQALVRGHLVRKQATETLRCMQALVLAQARACAQRVRMLSEEKANQKHTTCRKATEDSLFMHMYNEMERGLEENIKTVEMDVCESKGNSRNRNNTTNHEHHGFSKHRISAYYSPNGSYSKKENYKLSPTPSARTDSSPKACSGYFEDGSFSTAQNSPYYYSAVSRADDSKLPFSFTRQSYEESMTNEYPFFPNYMANTESSRAKVRSQSAPKQRPDSYERQPSRRRVSVEGRNVPRPVRMLRSSSHVGATAQNYQYPWSIKLDRSAASLNDNECESTTSWTKLLINDKAPSSKTKG
- the LOC127092157 gene encoding protein IQ-DOMAIN 19 isoform X2 — translated: MGKTGKWFRNLLKGKKDREKEKIDCGNGTENPTTPISATPKEKRRWSFRRSSASKEVHVAESSVASLVPLQTVMDSQSYQRKHVMDVAAADGVIFLSSCSNGGTRRSIEVASAIKIQSVFRSYLARKALCALRGIVKLQALVRGHLVRKQATETLRCMQALVLAQARACAQRVRMLSEEKANQKHTTCRKATEDSLFMHMYNEMERGLEENIKTVEMDVCESKGNSRNRNNTTNHEHHGFSKHRISAYYSPNGSYSKKENYKLSPTPSARTDSSPKACSGYFEDGSFSTAQNSPYYYSAVSRADDSKLPFSFTRQSYEESMTNEYPFFPNYMANTESSRAKVRSQSAPKQRPDSYERQPSRRRVSVEGRNVPRPVRMLRSSSHVGATAQNYQYPWSIKLDRSAASLNDNECESTSTVLTNSNYCRSLVSYNPHGPSY
- the LOC127092158 gene encoding U-box domain-containing protein 70; this translates as MAETKEGSSSEVSLKDQGNEFFKSGKYLKAAALYTQAIKKDPSNPTLYSNRAAALLQLDKLNKALDDADMTIKLKPQWEKGHFRRGCILEALKRYDDALASFQIASQYNPQSQEVSKKIKKINQLAKDSKRAQEVENMRSNVDMAKHLDTLKPELSEKYGSEESWKDKFSFLVETMETAVKSWHETSSVDARVHFLPDKEKTQTDKYPPIVNIDKAFETPETHSSCFSFLRQYAEESFSKAACLVTAKNIIAYPQVWKGQGSRKWKHAQNDGFFVQFESPSLRKLWFIPSSIEKGQTLCRDPEILDIGSHEVVPRLFKEKTSRS